The following coding sequences lie in one Eulemur rufifrons isolate Redbay chromosome 11, OSU_ERuf_1, whole genome shotgun sequence genomic window:
- the CHML gene encoding rab proteins geranylgeranyltransferase component A 2 — translation MADSLPTEFDVVIIGTGLPESILAAACSRSGQRVLHIDSRSYYGGNWASFSFSGLLSWLKEYQQNSDVGEESTAAWQELIHETEEAIALRKKDETIQHTEVFCYASQDVEDNVEEIGALQKNPSSVASSTLTEFLDSASLPEAKHSSDFTGYEMPAKHPQKSDREIAPEVTDVEESLEEGKDGEAKTCIHAVSEGDKDENKPTVEDNTDQPKKNRITYSQIVKEGRRFNIDLVSKLLYSQGLLIDLLIKSSVSRYAEFKNVTRILAFREGKVEQVPCSRADVFNSKELTMVEKRMLMKFLTFCLDYEHHPDEYEAFKQCSFSEYLKTKKLTPNLQHFVLHSIAMTSESSCTTIDGLKATKNFLQCLGRFGNTPFLFPLYGQGEIPQCFCRMCAVFGGIYCLRHKVQCFVVDKESGRCKAIIDHFGQRINAKYFIVEDSYLSEDTCSNVQYKQISRAVLITDQSVLKTDSDQQISILIVPPAEPGACAVRVTELCSSTMTCMKDTYLVHLTCSSSKTAREDLESVVKKLFTPYAEAEIDKEELTKPRVLWALYFNMRDSSGINRSSYNGLPSNVYVCSGPDGGLGNEHAVKQAETFFREIFPSEEFCPPPPNPEDIIYDGDDKQSDTPGTNNIIMAKPESSEESKNPESPEKHLQN, via the coding sequence ATGGCGGACAGTCTACCCACAGAGTTTGATGTGGTTATAATCGGGACAGGTTTGCCTGAATCCATCCTGGCAGCTGCGTGTTCAAGAAGTGGTCAGAGGGTTCTGCATATTGATTCAAGAAGTTACTATGGAGGAAACTGGGCTAGTTTCAGCTTTTCAGGATTGCTCTCCTGGTTGAAGGAGTATCAGCAAAACAGTGATGTTGGGGAAGAAAGTACCGCTGCCTGGCAAGAACTGATCCATGAAACAGAAGAAGCCATCGCTCTTCGCAAGAAGGATGAAACCATTCAACACACAGAAGTTTTCTGTTATGCCAGTCAGGATGTGGAGGACAATGTTGAGGAGATTGGTGCTCTGCAGAAAAATCCTTCCTCAGTGGCGTCTAGTACCCTCACTGAATTTCTGGATTCTGCATCCTTGCCTGAAGCAAAGCACTCATCAGATTTTACTGGCTACGAAATGCCTGCCAAACACCCTCAGAAAAGTGATAGAGAGATTGCACCAGAAGTAACTGATGTAGAGGAATCgctggaggaaggaaaggacGGTGAAGCTAAAACTTGTATACATGCTGTTTCAGAGGGagataaagatgaaaacaaaccTACGGTAGAAGACAACACTGATCAGCCAAAGAAAAATAGGATTACTTATTCTCAAATAGTTAAAGAAGGCAGGAGGTTTAATATTGATTTGGTATCAAAGCTGCTGTATTCTCAAGGATTGCTAATTGATCTTTTAATCAAATCAAGTGTTAGTCGTTATgcagaatttaaaaatgtcactAGGATTCTTGCATTTCGGGAAGGAAAGGTAGAGCAGGTGCCTTGTTCCAGAGCTGATGTCTTTAATAGCAAAGAACTCACTATGGTGGAAAAGAGGATGCTAATGAAATTTCTCACATTTTGTTTAGACTATGAACACCATCCTGATGAATATGAAGCTTTCAAGCAATGTTCATTTTCAGAgtacttaaaaactaaaaaattaactcCCAACCTCCAACATTTTGTACTGCACTCAATTGCAATGACATCAGAATCATCTTGCACTACAATCGATGGCCTTAAAGCAACAAAAAACTTCCTTCAGTGTCTTGGACGGTTTGGGAACACTccctttttatttcccttgtatGGCCAAGGAGAAATTCCCCAGTGTTTCTGCAGGATGTGTGCAGTTTTTGGTGGAATTTATTGTCTTCGCCATAAAGTACAATGCTTTGTAGTTGACAAAGAATCTGGAAGATGTAAAGCAATCATAGATCACTTTGGTCAAagaataaatgctaaatattttattgtagagGATAGTTACCTTTCTGAGGACACCTGTTCAAATGTGCAGTATAAGCAGATCTCTAGGGCAGTGCTCATTACAGATCAGTCTGTGCTAAAGACAGATTCAGATCAGCAGATTTCCATTTTGATAGTGCCTCCAGCAGAACCAGGAGCTTGTGCCGTTCGGGTCACAGAATTATGTTCTTCAACCATGACGTGCATGAAAGACACCTATCTGGTACATCTGACATGTTCATCTTCTAAAACAGCAAGAGAAGACTTAGAATCAGTGGTGAAGAAACTATTTACCCCGTATGCTGAAGCAGAAATAGACAAGGAAGAACTTACAAAGCCAAGAGTCTTGTGGgctctttattttaatatgagaGATTCCTCAGGAATCAACCGAAGCTCATATAACGGCTTACCTTCCAACGTGTATGTCTGCTCTGGGCCTGATGGCGGACTGGGAAACGAGCACGCGGTTAAGCAAGCTGAAACATTTTTCCGGGAGATCTTTCCGAGTGAAGAATTCTGCCCCCCACCTCCAAATCCAGAGGACATTATCTATGATGGTGATGATAAGCAATCAGACACTCCTGGAACCAATAATATAATAATGGCCAAGCCAGAATCCTCTGAGGAAAGCAAAAACCCCGAAAGCCCAGAGAAGCAccttcaaaattag
- the OPN3 gene encoding opsin-3 isoform X4 codes for MYSGNRSGGQGFWEGGGGAAGAEGPAPAGTLSPAPLFSPGTYERLALLLGSIGLLGVGNNLLVLVLYYKFPRLRTPTHLFLVNISLSDLLVSVFGVTFTFVSCLRNGWVWDTVGCVWDGFSSSLFGDCQQTLYFVGWRTVYPQSLMWL; via the exons ATGTACTCGGGGAACCGCAGCGGCGGCCAGGGGTTCTGGGAGGGCGGCGGCGGGGCCGCGGGCGCTGAGGGGCCGGCGCCGGCGGGGACGCTGAGCCCGGCGCCGCTCTTCAGCCCGGGCACCTACGAGCGCCTGGCGCTGCTGCTCGGCTCCATCGGGCTGCTGGGCGTCGGCAACAACCTGCTGGTGCTCGTCCTCTACTACAAGTTCCCGCGGCTCCGCACTCCCACCCACCTCTTCCTGGTCAACATCAGCCTCAGCGACCTGCTGGTGTCCGTCTTCGGGGTCACCTTTACCTTCGTGTCCTGCCTGAGGAACGGCTGGGTGTGGGACACCGTGGGCTGCGTGTGGGACGGGTTTAGCAGCAGCCTTTTCGGTGA TTGTCAACAGACGCTTTACTTCGTAGGATGGCGGACAGTCTACCCACAGAGTTTGATGTGGTTATAA